Proteins encoded within one genomic window of Balneolaceae bacterium:
- a CDS encoding sugar phosphate isomerase/epimerase family protein — protein sequence MMKRKEFLKLGTAGLAAFGSGVNFLNPEGQTTFDQNKFSNGSLKKGYMLDTFPSGDDYSVLEKFRMLKTAGFHGVEPPSGLNRAEVMEAKEETGLEIPSVVVSTHWNNPLSSPDESVRKAGLDGLETALYDADEFGASTILLVPGVVNSNVSYRDVYERSQQEIKKMLPLAEELEIVIAIENVWNQFLLSPIEAARYVDEFKSPWVGWYFDIGNIMNYGWPSHWIEVLGERIAMIHIKEFSRQKRDDEGLWNGFRVNYLEGDNDWPKIMNALQKIGYSGYGIAEPAYRPENVAPQEFLNEYISSRMDKIFNHFE from the coding sequence ATGATGAAAAGAAAAGAATTTCTGAAGCTTGGAACCGCCGGCCTGGCTGCGTTCGGATCCGGGGTAAATTTTTTAAATCCTGAAGGCCAAACAACGTTTGATCAAAATAAATTTTCCAACGGATCTCTTAAAAAAGGTTATATGCTCGACACGTTTCCTTCAGGCGATGATTATTCGGTTCTCGAAAAGTTCCGGATGTTAAAGACAGCCGGATTTCATGGAGTAGAGCCGCCCAGTGGATTGAATCGTGCGGAAGTGATGGAAGCGAAAGAAGAGACCGGACTTGAAATACCGAGTGTAGTGGTATCTACACATTGGAATAATCCTCTCTCGAGTCCGGATGAGTCTGTAAGAAAAGCCGGTCTGGATGGACTTGAAACGGCTCTGTATGATGCGGATGAATTTGGAGCTTCAACGATTCTGCTGGTCCCGGGTGTTGTGAATAGCAACGTATCTTATCGGGATGTTTATGAAAGATCTCAGCAGGAGATTAAAAAAATGTTACCTCTGGCAGAAGAACTGGAGATTGTAATTGCTATCGAAAATGTGTGGAATCAATTTCTGTTGAGCCCGATAGAAGCAGCCCGGTATGTGGATGAGTTTAAATCGCCCTGGGTGGGTTGGTATTTCGATATTGGGAACATCATGAATTACGGCTGGCCGAGCCATTGGATTGAAGTACTGGGAGAGCGAATTGCCATGATTCACATTAAAGAGTTCAGCCGGCAAAAAAGAGACGACGAGGGATTGTGGAATGGTTTTCGGGTCAACTACTTAGAGGGTGATAACGACTGGCCGAAAATTATGAATGCACTTCAAAAAATCGGGTATAGCGGATATGGAATTGCGGAGCCTGCCTACCGTCCGGAAAATGTTGCCCCGCAGGAATTTCTGAATGAATACATCTCGTCAAGAATGGATAAGATCTTTAATCATTTTGAATAA